From Klebsiella electrica, the proteins below share one genomic window:
- a CDS encoding iron-containing alcohol dehydrogenase, giving the protein MSTYYFLPARNIFGEGSVQEAGTLAKTLNVKKILIVTDAFLEKNGMADSVAKIYQEAGIDVYIFGGAEPNPTDKNVAAGIECYREHGCNGIVSLGGGSSHDCAKGIGLVAANGGKISDYEGVDKSNNDMIPLMAINTTAGTASEITRFCIITDTSRKVKMAIVDWRVTPQISINDPVLMVGMPPSLTAATGMDALTHAIEAYVSTMANPLTDAAALQAIKMITQYLPKAVANGEYMKARDNMAYAQYLAGIAFNNASLGYVHAMAHQLGGFYNLPHGVCNAILLPYVESFNLIGNLNRFRDIAEAMGEKVAGLSTDEAAVKAIAAIRRLSKQVGIPADLKSLGVKTEDFAIMAENAKKDVCQLTNPRKATKEQIIELYRQAYEGEGSL; this is encoded by the coding sequence ATGTCGACATATTATTTTCTGCCTGCACGAAATATATTTGGTGAAGGCAGTGTGCAGGAAGCGGGTACTTTGGCAAAAACGTTAAATGTAAAAAAAATCCTTATTGTCACCGACGCGTTTCTCGAAAAGAACGGCATGGCGGATAGTGTGGCGAAAATCTATCAAGAAGCCGGGATCGATGTATATATATTTGGTGGCGCAGAGCCAAACCCCACGGATAAAAACGTCGCGGCAGGCATCGAATGCTATCGTGAACACGGTTGTAACGGGATTGTTTCACTCGGTGGCGGTTCCTCTCATGACTGTGCGAAAGGCATCGGACTGGTCGCGGCAAATGGCGGAAAGATCAGTGATTATGAAGGGGTGGATAAATCCAACAACGATATGATTCCGTTGATGGCTATCAATACCACCGCAGGTACAGCCTCCGAAATTACCCGTTTCTGTATTATTACGGATACCAGTCGCAAGGTGAAAATGGCGATCGTGGACTGGCGTGTAACCCCGCAAATTTCTATTAACGACCCGGTATTAATGGTTGGAATGCCGCCTTCTCTTACCGCCGCCACCGGCATGGATGCGCTGACTCATGCTATCGAAGCCTACGTGTCGACAATGGCTAATCCGCTGACAGATGCTGCCGCATTACAAGCTATTAAGATGATTACTCAATATCTGCCCAAAGCGGTAGCGAACGGTGAGTATATGAAGGCAAGGGACAATATGGCCTATGCCCAGTACCTCGCCGGGATCGCGTTTAATAATGCCTCGCTGGGCTATGTACACGCGATGGCGCACCAGTTGGGCGGATTCTATAACCTTCCTCATGGCGTATGTAACGCTATTCTCCTGCCTTACGTCGAATCTTTTAACCTGATTGGGAATCTTAATCGCTTCCGCGATATTGCAGAAGCCATGGGGGAAAAAGTCGCAGGACTGTCGACCGATGAAGCGGCAGTGAAAGCGATTGCCGCCATCCGTCGTCTGAGCAAACAGGTTGGCATTCCCGCCGATCTGAAAAGTCTGGGGGTCAAAACTGAAGATTTTGCCATTATGGCGGAAAATGCCAAAAAAGATGTTTGCCAGCTAACTAACCCAAGAAAAGCGACGAAAGAGCAGATCATTGAGCTTTATCGTCAAGCTTATGAAGGTGAAGGCTCGCTCTAG